The segment CGGGCTGGCTGCTGTAGGGGGCCAGCGTCTTGAGGAGGTCATCGGCCGATACGGGGGACATCTTGGAGGCGGTCCCCGACGCGGACGTGCAGGGGTCGAAGTCGTACATGGACGTGTCAATGTCGGCGAACAGGATGTCGTCCAGGGTCAAGTCTGTGAGGAAGCCCGTGGACGCGGTGATCTCAAAGTTGCCAGGCAGGGAGTCCATCAGTTTCGGGTCCTCGGGCCGGCCGCCCTCCTGCAGCCCCTCGGGTCTCTGAGGCGCGCCGGGCCCCCCGGAGGAGGAGTCCCCTTTCGGGCCGTCGGCCTCCGCGGCCTCCGTGGAGGTAGATGTGGGACAGAGCTCCTCGATCTCGTCCAGGGCGGAGGAGAAGCTGTCCTTTTCCGGCGGGAGGAGGGCGGGAGGCGCGAGTCTGGCGGGGGCGGCCGGCGACGAAGTGCAAAAGGTGTCCGGGTCGTCGTCCTCGAGCAGCGAGGCGGGGGTGAGGCAGGCCTCCAGGGCCGCGGCGCCGCCCAGCTCGCAGGGCGCGGGAGCGGGCTGGCTGAAGGCGGGCGGCGCCTCCCGGGAGCTGGAGCCCAGCGggtcggcggcggcggcggcgggcggcgcgGAGGCGGGGAACGCGGGCCGCAGGCTGCCCTCCTGCTTCAGCTCCTCCTGGATGCGCCGCAACATGTTGTTGATGAGCACGGTCTTTTGCAGGCTGGGCTCGGTGAGGGGCCTGTGGTTGTAGAGCTTCATAAGGGAAATGTTGAAGATAGTCTGGCGCTGTAAGGTGTAAGACACCTTGGACGGACCGTCTGACGGGGACACGATTTTGCCTTCCAGCCCATCTTCATGCTCGTCAAACTTCCgttttcctcctttccccaacATATATCTaacaaggagaaaggaaggagatgGAATCAATCCTACAGAAACGAATTCCACCCCGCCCCCCTCCCGTTTTCAAAAAAGATGCCGATTTCAGAGGTCAGGACTCAGgacctgagttccctgaccagggctggtTACAACAGAGGAATTCATTGGGAAATCTACCTCTGTGTGGCGGTGGAGCAATTTTTATCACTGGGTAGTCTGTTGAATGTatttcttgagaaatgtgtacgACACAGACAAGTTAAACATTACCATGGAAACCGTGATTTTGACTTTCTCGCTTGTGTGCCTGTGCCTACCCACCCTGTTACCAAGCAGGTTCAACTTCCCTCCCTCCAACAGATCTATTTTTAAAACCCAAGAAAACACTGACAATGCTATGACCTAAACAGGTAAAGGTGTCACAGGTTACAGCTTGAACACACCTGGAATGATGAAAAGAACGCAGTTGGAAAAAGGGGAACATGTACAGTTTTGGTAGAACTGCATATGCTTTCAAAACACTGCTTTCTTCCCCATCACGCACAGAGCCTGACTGTTTGGTGACATGTGGTGAAGGGCTTAGGCTGTATTAAATGACCACAGTGATGGAGCTGCTATCGCTTTTCTGTCAAGAATCAAGTGCAGGATTTCCCAACCCAAGTTTTTCCGTGGCTAAGTTTCATCATAGGCTGTCATACCTGAGTGCAACTGGACTAATTTAAAA is part of the Bos indicus isolate NIAB-ARS_2022 breed Sahiwal x Tharparkar chromosome 11, NIAB-ARS_B.indTharparkar_mat_pri_1.0, whole genome shotgun sequence genome and harbors:
- the SERTAD2 gene encoding SERTA domain-containing protein 2 isoform X1, which produces MYTRYMLGKGGKRKFDEHEDGLEGKIVSPSDGPSKVSYTLQRQTIFNISLMKLYNHRPLTEPSLQKTVLINNMLRRIQEELKQEGSLRPAFPASAPPAAAAADPLGSSSREAPPAFSQPAPAPCELGGAAALEACLTPASLLEDDDPDTFCTSSPAAPARLAPPALLPPEKDSFSSALDEIEELCPTSTSTEAAEADGPKGDSSSGGPGAPQRPEGLQEGGRPEDPKLMDSLPGNFEITASTGFLTDLTLDDILFADIDTSMYDFDPCTSASGTASKMSPVSADDLLKTLAPYSSQPVAPSQPFKMDLTELDHIMEVLVGS
- the SERTAD2 gene encoding SERTA domain-containing protein 2 isoform X2, translated to MLGKGGKRKFDEHEDGLEGKIVSPSDGPSKVSYTLQRQTIFNISLMKLYNHRPLTEPSLQKTVLINNMLRRIQEELKQEGSLRPAFPASAPPAAAAADPLGSSSREAPPAFSQPAPAPCELGGAAALEACLTPASLLEDDDPDTFCTSSPAAPARLAPPALLPPEKDSFSSALDEIEELCPTSTSTEAAEADGPKGDSSSGGPGAPQRPEGLQEGGRPEDPKLMDSLPGNFEITASTGFLTDLTLDDILFADIDTSMYDFDPCTSASGTASKMSPVSADDLLKTLAPYSSQPVAPSQPFKMDLTELDHIMEVLVGS